The stretch of DNA CATGCTAACACGGCTTAATCGATCAGCTGGGATTAGAACAAATAGGGTTCAACACTACCACATACAGCATACAGCACATCTTCAAAGGTATGGTCATGCCCTCTACAGCCAGCCCCCCACGTTGTCAAATATCGACAGCAGTCTTGGACACGGATCTACACCAGGAGAGGGCACGAACGCCGGCCCCTTGTTTCTTCAACTGTCCTACCCCTAGTACAATACATGTTGATGTTGACCAACCTTCCAGGACTCTGATCAGCCAACGAAGTCATGGACCAAATGGTGGCCGCCGATCTCCTTGGTGAAATGCCGGTCTTGGCCAGCGAACGACCCCATCACGTAGGCCTCGCTCACGTCCTCCAGCCCGAAGCGGTGCGCGAGGTTGAGCGGGAGAGCGGCCGGCAGCGGCTCGGCAATGTAGGTCCGGTTGTTCTGGTGGAGGCCGAGGGTGAGCGAGACACCGCCGTTGGCAGCAGCGCCACCGGCGCCGACCCCGACCCCTTCAGCTTGCTGGGCGTGCGACAGAGCCAGGCCGTGGTGCGCAGACAGCCCATTGTATGCGAAGCTCACCTGGCCTGGCATGTCGTGGGGCATCTGGGAGAGCTCGTCCTGGATGTGCCGGGACGCCGGGGAGCTGAGGTTCCTCGTTGTCATGCCACTGCTTTGCCCCCGCTGAGAGCTCGAAGGATCGGAGGGCTTCCCGCTGCTGTCCGACGAGTGCTGGGTTTGCTGCATGCCGAGCTGGTTCCTGTCGAGCGATGGGTTCTTGTGCTGCTGCCGCATCTCCAGGTTGTGGATTTCTTCTACCATTGGCTTCCAGAGGCGCACCCTTGCATTGATGAACCAGTTTGACACCTGCTCAGGGATTCCCATGCTCATCAGGGAAGAACTAAAGTATACAGAGTTCAGCAAGTAGTAATCTCATTTCAAGAAGATGGTGAATTGACAATGCAATAATTTGTTTTTGGCATCTGACACACTTTGCTAATGACCTAATGGAGGAACTCCAGTAAATTATTAGTCCCCTAACTGCAAAAAGTTGAAGACATGGTGGAGGCTTACCTGGTTCCTTGTTAAGCCTGTTTGTTTAGCCAGCATCTGCTTGTCACTGTCGGTTGGATACCTGGAAAAGAAGTGCCAGACATGATAATTAACATAAAAAACCATGCAAGCAAATATAGTAGTGCATGCCATAAAATAAGCTCACAGTGATACCAAAAGAACACAAAAGAACACGTAAAATGTAAATACAAAGGTAGGAAGAATCAGCAAATGAGTAATTGGCCAATGACTAGCACTAGCACCTGAGACCCAAAAGCTAAAGGATGTAATAAGGATCATAAAAATATTGCACCTAAATACAAATAATTAGGCCAATATGTGACTTGCAAGTAAGGAATAAGGTTTCCCaaaccaaaatttaaatttagatgCAAGGCTTTTCAAACAGATGTTACAAAATAACAACCAAACAAGAATTACCATCAATAGCAAGAGCACCATATATAGTCACACCAGCATATTATATTCTGGTACTTTTTCTAGGTTTTTATTCCATTTTCTTTCCAAATTGGTATGTGGCTAAGATAGACAAAACATGCATTTTTCAAATTGAACTAGTAGATAACAAATAGGCCCCATGAGGAAATCCGAAAAACAAATTATTTGTAGTTCAAGTCATTCACAGATCAGAAGTTCAGAACCAACAAGGATGAATAAGCAACAGATGGTAATGAATCATCAACAATGCTTGATGTGGTGGAATATAAGCTATTAACGATTGGTGATAACACCCCTAAAGATATTTCCCAGCATACTTTTTATCTGTTAAACATATGCATGGAAAGCAGTGGCCCTTGTGGCCTTATCACTAGCAAAATAAGTGCATGCACATGAAAATAATAGAAGCTTCAAATAAAGCAAATGAATTTTAGCCATTGGTTTGGTTGGAACTATGTGGGCATTTATCCCATATCTCGGATCTTTTTATGATTCTTCTCACTAATAGGAATCATGATCATGTTGCGCAAGCAGCATATAATCATGACATGTCATGTTCCCAAATGCTACCCAATAGATAAGCACTCGAAAATTCAGCTTTGCATCATAATATAGAAACTTCAAATTTGCAGAGCCGTAGTATCAGTACACAACACCAGAACTCAATACTTTGTACACAGATTTAAATATCTTAGAAGGATCAGTTTCACCAAAACCAAATTACTTCAAACACAACAAGATCAGAATATAACATATATAGTATATACTTACGGATGTAAGAAGTGTTCGAACAGCCATGAGCGAAGAACGGACACTGCACGCTCTGGAAGGCCCCTTTGAGGCCTCCAAATGTTATGTGGCTGACTAAACGCATTTGCACTGTTTCCCCTGAGGAGGCCTGAGCCACCTCCCATCAGTGCAAAGTTCGCCATATCCTCCTTGCCCATACCATCATGGGCTGCGACTTTACTAATATTGCGCAGCTGGTTAAGAATCATGCCCTTCAGACATTTGAAATGCTTTGACATTGTCCTTAGGGCCATTGACGCGAAGGGCGCCGCATTGCTCAGCCCCGCGACGGTCTCAAACGAGGAGATAACAGATTGTAGCTGCTGACAGTACTGTTTGTACCGCCTGCAAACCTGCAAGGTTGTTGTAGTTGAGTTAGAAGGCACCAAAATCTTGTACTGAACTAGCAAGTGCAGCCAGTAAACCGAAGAAGCATGTATGTCCTAGTGAAGGAATCCGGATGCAATCAAATAGTTTCCCTGGCTAAAATACAACCGTTCAACAGAATTATTTAAACCCCAAAAAACATGCTGGTAAACAGATATAAACGGAATCTTTCTGCAGCTTACTCTGATGCATAGAGCACCCTTTCGAAAGAAGACAAAAACTCTAGGAATCTTATCGAGCAGCAATTTTGATAACTTGTACGGGATAATTTTTATGTTCCAATTTCATGCTCATGAACTTCTGAGTTATTTCTATGTTCATGAACTTGGCAACAAGTTGCTAGTTATCACGagggaaaaaaaataaagaaatgaTAGAAACTGCTCATCACCAACAGTGCAAAACAATGATTTGATGCATATAATAAACAAAGAAACATATCCGAAAGAGCTCAAATCACAACTCATATCTACTATCATCAAATCACAAGCACAAGAAATAAGCTGTGCCAGCACAGTAAATAAAGATTCAAGGAGGATGTAGCCTGCATGATGTGACCATGAGGTGTTCGCTAGATTCTTCTCGCCGAAGAAGAAATAACTGCGACATGAAACGGAAGCAGAAAGGACGTGTTTTTTTTCCAAGGATGGAGAAGTTGAGAAGCAGATCATAGCGATTAACTCACGTCTTCCATGAGGGAGATGAGCCTGGTCTTCCTCCACTGCTGCTCGGCGCCGGAGACAACGACCGCCTCAGCGGCAGCGCGGTCACCGCCGTCCATGTCGTGGTCCACGTCCTCCGCCGCGTCCATGGCGTCCATGGCGAGCAAGCCGTCGTCGGAGCGCCGGTCCACTTGCGCCGGGCGGCCTCCGACGTCGCAGATCTCCTCGAGCAGCTTCTGCGCGGGGCCCAGGAACCTGGACCGCCCGAGCACGGCCGCGTAGCCCGTGAACGGGCCGTACGGCCCCGTGGCTACCCCGGCGGCGAGCTGCCTccgcggcgcgggcggagggttCGAGGACGCCGAGGAGAGCGAGAGCGCGAAGTTCTGGCTCGGGATCTGGGCCCCGGCGCCGGCAGGCAGCGCGTGGGCGACCAGCTGCGTGTGCGCCAGCGTCGCGCTGTGCGGCGAGTAGGACGACGTGGACGAGGACGCGTAGGAGTAGAACGGCGGGGGCGCCGGCCACGCGGCGCGCGGGGCCAAGTCCGCCGGGTCGGGCGGGAACCGCAGCTTCTCGCGGCGGCTGTGCTGCGGCACGTGGTAGAGCTGCCCCGCGGCCTGccccagcaggaggtgctggtgctggtggtcgccgccgccgccgcccccgaacccgccgcccgccgccgaggACATGTCGGCCGCGCACGAGCGCCGGGGTCCGTACGTACGGCGCGCGACGCACACGCCCTGGCGTTAGAGCgcgcggggagagagagagagagagagggcgaAGAGGGCGGCTCGGCACTTTGCGAGCGCCGGGCCGGGGGGTGCTGCCTGGAACAACTGGGACTGGGATGGGGGGGCTGCAGCAACCGGCAGTACAGGCTGCCGCGTTGCTTTGTCCCGCGTCCCGGCCGCGGGCTTTTGTGCGTTCGGCTGGCTCTGGCGGTGGCGCtttgctgctgccgctgctggtggAGGAGGACGGGGGCGCTCGGCTACCTCGGGCGCCTTTCTTTCTGCAAAGTTGCGTGGCAGAGACGGGGTGGGAGTGGGAGGTGAAAAAGAGGCGCCCGCGACGGCGAGGGGGGAGAGGCAAGGACGGGAAATGGTGAGCAGTGAAAGCGAAAGGCAGAAAGGGAGTTGGTGCTTGTCTGCTCGTGTGATTTGTGGTGCGAGCCTGCGAGGAGAGGCCGCGACCTAGGGCGGGGAGGAGCGTGGTCGCGGGACAAACCAGGCAACACGAGGGGGGGGGCCTTTGTACCTCGGCGCCGGGTAACTGCGACGTCGCCAGGTTAGTGGCCGCCGGCGGGGCGAGTTCACGTTCTGGCCAGGGTGGCTCGGCCTCGGGGGCTTTTCTTTGGTTAAACGCCTCAGATTACCCCTGGTAACTACTCGGCAACGTTGGTATAATACTCCTTCCGGTCAGGAGAGGATATCGTATCGTTTCCTACAAGCTAAATAAGCCGCAAAGAATttcgcaaaaagaaaaaaaataagccGCAAACAAGTTAATTACCCAGTCCGGGATGACAGATTTCATGACCGGAGGTAGTGTTTGCTCCCTCCGGCCACAAGTTGCAACCATCAATAGCGGAGAAAAGTTTAAAGAGCATTAGTTAGCAATATGAAACTATGCAAAATATGATCCAATTTATAATATTTTAACCATTGAAAACATAAAAATAGCCATAATATTTTAAAAGGTTCACTAGGATCAAAGAAATAATAATCTTCCAAGTTAAGCTTGTTGACGGCGTGTAACCCAGAATAACAATTACTTGCgaccagagagagaagaagttTACCTGTAACTTCCTCTAGTCACATTTCTAATACATCCCTGTCGTCTACAATACAAAACAATGACCAGCAATATTTTAAAAGAAACTATATTATCTGAACTAGAAAATTGAATATTCTGAAAGGTTTAAATCTCGTTAGGACATCAATCTCGAGTTATTAATCCGTGCATGCTAACTTTTTAGATATTGATGGACAAAGCTAAAAGAAAATATTTGATTTGGGACAGATGTAGATGGACTTATGTTTCTGTTCAACCCTTTCTAGACAGGACTTCAAGCAATTTAGCTTTAACTTTCCAAACAGGCTACGGGATGCCACAGTTCTTCTTAGCACCTGGAGTTGATGTTGTACAAGTGTCCTTTTTAGCTACAGACAATTACATATTATTAATCCTCATTTTCCTGATTATGCCTCGGAAGCAACTAAGAGGGTGTATTCCAAatcttagggtgtgttcgtttcacccctctaaaacctgaaacatctaaactttagaggtccGGCACCGAACAGCTCTCTAATTCGGCCTCTAAAACTGCGATTTTTTAGAGGAGGAGCACTCTAAAAATTTTAGAGGGCTCTAATGgcaaacgaacacacccttagcaCTGCTATGGCTATCTACGTTGCCCATGCTCTCCTAGTGCTCTACGGCCACTGCATCAACCCCTTTTCTTTGACACGACCCTGTTCCAGTTCGATTTCTTTTATCCTGTGGCTATATACCCGAACATTTCTCGTTGGCTACTACCACCATCCCAAGCTCCTAACGAAGTTCACTGGCGATAGAAAGGACCAGGTCCATTTTTCTCTTGGCCCAAGCAGGATGGGGTAGATCATACATCATTGCGCGAAGAAAAAAACTTGCACCCCTCCCTTCCCAGCCATTCCACTCCGGGTCACTCAAATCATTGTCCATTTGTCAAATCGTGAATCAGAGTCACGTCACGGGAGCTTGATGGCACTCTGCGGCTCTTATCCTCCACCTCTTCTCCCAGCGCGTAGATCTTCGAGGTATTCCCCGCAGGTCAGGGTAATTTTCTTTTTTTCACGAGGAAGTTCGCGAATTCCTCTTGACAAATTAAATATTCCAGCAGGGGAAAAAGGAGGAGTTTTCGTCAGGTATTTCCTGCTAGTGCTCGAGTTCAAACTTTGTTTGACAGATCAATTCGATTTTTTTAGGGGCCAAACGCAAAACAACTACCACACGCtgggcagccttcttcaccacCCCGTtggttgtggtggtggtggtggtggtgggggcgCAAGAGCCAGCGGGCGACCTGGCCCATTAATAATTGGACCCCCAAGTAAACAATCGGACTGGGTCCCGCCGCCGACGCGACGTAACATTGCACAGCCCCTGGCCCAGGCCCGTCTCCCTCACGAGACCCCTCCCCCTTCTGGCCCCCCTGTGTCCCAATGACATGTGGGGCCACCTCCGCCTAGCGTGGGCAGTACGGTACTACAGTGCcgcgggagggagggaggatcGTCACGTAGATTCCCCCGGGATACGGGTGCGACGCGCTATACGGTCGTCACGTCGGAGGGGAGGGTGTGTCACCGTGTCAGTCGACCCGGTCCTCGGACGGGACGCGCGTCGCGTCCCCGTAGGCGGAAAGGCTACCCGGCTATACCGGCGGGAGATACGGTCGCCGCGGGACGCCGTGGATCGATCGGATACGCGTATAGGCTCAGACGAGCTGATCGGATGAGCTAATGCTACTCCTCCTATGATGCTTTTGCTAGGGGCGTATAGCTATTAGGCGAGGCAGTCTGGAGGTGACGTCCCTGCTATTTCCATTTAACGTCACGTCCATCCatcacgagagagagagagagagagtactGCTGGTACTGGACTAGACGAAGGAACCGGTCCTCCGTGGCCGAGCTTTTGTTGGCACTGTAGCCCTTCCTGTGGCGCCAATGTAGCATCGTCACCGGGGAGCAGTCGCAGCGTAGCTACGCCGGGCGCCCGGACCAGCGTACGCACGTACGCGCCGTCCCCGTCCTGGCGAGCGACTCCCTGGCTGGTTGGTTAGAAACAAGCAAGCAGGGCGTCGCGGCACAGTGCCGGGGCACGTGGACCGGCCGGCCACTGTGCGCCATCGCTGCCGCTAGTCCCTGTGTTGGTGCTCCCGGCCAGCCTCCTCATTCATGGCGGCCCTGGCGGCCGAGTGTCGAGGGGGGCTGGCCGCTGGCCGGTGCCGGTCAGCCGGCGCACCGTACCCGTACGCTCGGTCAAGCTGCTCGCAAGCCAGAGGCCATGCAAAGTTCCCCCTGGCCCTCGCACGTACGCGTCCTCGGTGGTGGACTGGTCACCGCGCTGAGGTGGGTGGCGTCGAGTTTACTCGCTCGCGGCAGCCAAAGCCAGGCGCACACGGAGCCACGGACCAGACCGATCCAACAGAACTCAGGAGCCGGCCGGCACGGGAGGTGTTCGGTGGTTTGTCGGGCGATGCGGTGTCGACCCGAGCGGTGTCTGACGATATTCCATGACCGAAATCTGAAAACGCATCCTGCCGGCCGGCCGAGAGGTGGCGAGGCGTACTCGCCGTTCCGGCGCGCCCGTGCCCTCGAcggcgaccggccggccggtcacGGACGCTGCGCTAGCTGGCTGGCTGGTTCCGCTACATCACTGCACGCGCAGGCCGGCACAGCACGACCGTGCGCGCGCATTGGCCCGTGCGGCGCTTGGACGGTCGCAGTCACAGCCTCATCTATCACAGGCTTCACAGTCACAACGGCGCTGTCGCTGATGCACGCAGCAGCGTCCGTCCGGCCGCCGTGAGCGCATGCACAGGCACAGCTAGCTAGCGGCCGGCGGGCTCGCTGTGTCTTCCTGCCCCAGCCCCACCGCCGGGCCGGCGGCCATTGGCTCCTTTCTCCTGGCGAGCACCCCCTGCGCTGCAGGGtggagagaaagggagagggcCCGCCGAGTTAGTGGCGGTCAGAGACAGCAAGCAGACACCGGCACGAGGGGGAGCCTGGGGCGCCTGGCACGGCCACACGTTCGTCCGGCTCGGGCGCCGTGGACTGttcggccgccgtggcgccgctGCGGCGACGCACGCAGCAGTCTTTCGCTTCGATGAGCGCCAGGGGCGACCCAGATCGGCAGATCGCGCTGGGAGGAGATGTGGAGCAGAGGCGCCCGAGTTTCCCGTCG from Panicum hallii strain FIL2 chromosome 3, PHallii_v3.1, whole genome shotgun sequence encodes:
- the LOC112888151 gene encoding BEL1-like homeodomain protein 9, producing the protein MSSAAGGGFGGGGGGDHQHQHLLLGQAAGQLYHVPQHSRREKLRFPPDPADLAPRAAWPAPPPFYSYASSSTSSYSPHSATLAHTQLVAHALPAGAGAQIPSQNFALSLSSASSNPPPAPRRQLAAGVATGPYGPFTGYAAVLGRSRFLGPAQKLLEEICDVGGRPAQVDRRSDDGLLAMDAMDAAEDVDHDMDGGDRAAAEAVVVSGAEQQWRKTRLISLMEDVCRRYKQYCQQLQSVISSFETVAGLSNAAPFASMALRTMSKHFKCLKGMILNQLRNISKVAAHDGMGKEDMANFALMGGGSGLLRGNSANAFSQPHNIWRPQRGLPERAVSVLRSWLFEHFLHPYPTDSDKQMLAKQTGLTRNQVSNWFINARVRLWKPMVEEIHNLEMRQQHKNPSLDRNQLGMQQTQHSSDSSGKPSDPSSSQRGQSSGMTTRNLSSPASRHIQDELSQMPHDMPGQVSFAYNGLSAHHGLALSHAQQAEGVGVGAGGAAANGGVSLTLGLHQNNRTYIAEPLPAALPLNLAHRFGLEDVSEAYVMGSFAGQDRHFTKEIGGHHLVHDFVG